The sequence below is a genomic window from Chthoniobacterales bacterium.
TGCGTCGATCACCAGATCGACATCCTGGGTATTTCGCGAATATCCCGCCGCGCGAATCGCGAAGCCGCCCACGACAACGTAGGCTGCGTCCCGCGCGTTCAGTTCCCGGCAAAGCGCGACCAAATCCTCGAGCGAAGGCTCTCGCGGGATCAGCTCTCCCGTTTCCGGGTCATGTGGTCCATTAGCCATGCGTCCGCTTCCGCGAAGGTGGAAAAACGATAAACCCCGCGCCGCACACGCAAGCCAAACCCGGCGTCCCGCCATTGCTCCTTGCCTCGTTTTTCTTCAGGGATCAATCGGAGCGGTGCCGGAAGGCGACGCCGGCCAACCGTTTTCCCCACGGGATCGTCGAGATTGAAGATCGGCTCCACGGCGGCAACCTAACGCCGCCCGCCAGAACTGCCAAGGCGGTATCGCGAGAAGCGCGGTGATCCATACAGGGACGCAAGAGAGCAGTGAAATTCCCGTTTCGCGAAAGAAGGCAGGCAGAGAAAACCCGGGAGGTGCGGCTGGCGGGTTCTCTTTCCGTGTCTTCGCGCTCCCAGACGATTCACCTCCAGCAAAACCATTTGCCACACGGGGAGATGGGGCGTAACGAATATTTATTATGAATCCTTTGTTCGCCCTCGGCATGCCGGGCATGCAGGAACTGCTCCTCATTCTCGTGATCGTGCTCGTGCTCTTCGGCGCCAAGCGCCTTCCCGAGCTCGCTCGCGGTCTCGGCCAGAGCATGAACGAATTCCGCAAGGCCAAGGATGAGTTCCAGAGCGAGCTTCACCGCGTCACCGAGGAGCCCGCTCCGAAGACGGCCGACGCGAAGCCCGTCGACAAGTCCGCCTGAGTCCGCCCGGCGCCCGCAGGTTCCCGGATGAGGCATCCTCGGCCGCTCGACATTCTCCTCGTCCTCGCCGGCTTCGCCAGCCTGTGCCTCCCCGCCCGGGCGGCAGATCCCTTCACGATCGTCTCGTATAACGTCCGAAACTGGCTCGCGACCGATCGCTTTGTTACCGGGCAACCCCAACCGGAGTCCGCGAAGACCGATGCCGAGAAAGACGCCGCGGTCGCCGTCATCGTCGCCCACCGCCCCGCCGTCGTCGGCATTCAGGAAATCGGGAGCCGCGACGACCTCGCAGACCTGAGCCGCCGCCTGAAGGCCGCCGGCCTCGACCTCCCCCACACCGAATGGCACGAGGGCATCGATTCCGAGCGCCACGTCGCCGTGCTCAGCCGTTTTCCCATCGTCGAACGCGCCTCGCAGGATCGCATCGACATCGACATCGACGGCCGCCCGAACGGCATGCAGCGCGGCATTCTCGACGTCACCATCGAGCCCGCCCCAGGCTACCGCCTCCGCCTCATCGGCCTGCATCTCAAATCCCGGCGCAAGGTGCCCAACGTCGACGAGGCCACGCTTCGCGCCAGGGAAGCATGGAGCGTCCGCCAGTATCTCGACGGTATCCTCGACAAGGCGCCGAACACCCGCCTCCTGCTCTTCGGCGACCTCAACGCCTCGAAGGATGCCTATCCCGTGCGCGAGATCCTCGGCCCGCCCGGACCCACCCGCCTCACCGACATCCCGGTCGCCGACAGCCGCGGCGAACGGTGGACCCATTACTTCACGACCGCCGACGAATACAGCCGCATCGATTTCTTCATGGCCAGCACCGCGCTGCTGCCCCAGATTGATCGCCAAAAATCCGGCGTGGACGATTCCCCGCGCTGGCACGACGCCAGCGACCACCGCGCCCTCTTCCTCACGATCGACCCTCCCTGACTCATGGTTCACCACCAAGACACCAAGGCATCAAGAACACCCCAAAGAGCTCTCCTCTCCTTTTCCCTCCCTTCGTGCCTTGGTGCCTTGGTGGTGATTTCTTTCCTGTTCGCTGCCGCGCCTGCCCTCCACGCCGGCGTCGACGAAGAATGGGCCGCCATCCTCGAATACGACAAGGGCCCGCCCAACGCCTTCGCCAGCCGCGACCAGGCCATCGCCCTTGCCCGCGCCCACTTCGAGCGCCAGCGCGCCGCCCTGAATGCCTTCATCGCCGCCCACCCCGCCGACCCCCGTATCCTCGACGCCCGGCTGCGCCTCACCAGCATCCGCGCAACCACCGGCGAGATGGACGGTAAGCCGGCCGAGGTCCAGGCCGCCCTCCGCGACCTCATGGCGCTCGAGAAATCGACGTCCGTCCCTCGCAACCGCCTGCCCGACGTCGCCTTCCGCCGCATCTCCCTGCAAATGCAGACCCTCCAGGGCAGCGAAGCCGAGATTCGCGAGGCTGTCGTCACCGCCGCGCGGAACTACGCCATCCGGTTTCCCGAGGACAAGCGCGCCCCCCGCCTCCTCGTCGAGGCCGCCACCCAATGCGACGACGACCCCCGCACCATGCGCGACCTCCTCACCACCGCGCAGTCCCTGTCGAAGGAGCCCGCCCTCAACGCCCGCATTGCCGACGACCTCCGTCGCCTGAACTTCCTCAACGCCCCCGTCAAGGCCCGCTTCTCCACCATCCAGGGCGGCACCGTCGACCTCGCCGCCCTCCGCGGCAACATCGTCGTCCTCCTCTTCTGGGCCTCCGACTCCCCGCCCAGCCTCCTCTGGATGCAGCAATTCCGCAGCGTCGTGGCGAAAATTCCGCCCGAGAACCTCCGCATCATCCTCGTCAGCCTCGACGAGAGCCGCAAGAGCCTCGACGACGCCATGAAGGCCTTCAGCATCACCTGGCCCACGAACTTCGACGGCAAAGGCTGGGAAAACGCCGTCGCCCGCCCCCTCGGCATCAATGCGATTCCCACGGTCTGGATCCTCGACAAGAGAGGCATCCTCCGCACCCTGAACGCCCGCGAGAGCTACGACATCTGGATCCGCCGCCTCCAGCGCGAGCGGTGAAGGCTTTGGACAGAATTGTGGGAATTGGGGAAATTTTCGGCGGGTTCCGTGACTCGAAAAGTGAGACGCGAGCGGAATCGCGTCCCTCCCTTTGGTCACCAATTCCCGAAATTCCGTCAATTCTGTCGAAAACTTACTCCGGGGAGGCGGCCCAGAAGCGTTCGAAGGCTTCCTGCCAGTCTCTCGATTCCACTTTTTTGCGGGCGGCGATGCCCATTTTCTGGCGGAGGGCGGGGTCCTCGACCAGGCGGCGGATGCGGTCGGCGACTTCTTCAGCGTCGTTGGCGCGGGTGATGTAGCCGTCTTCGCCGTCGTCGATGAGGTCGCGGGGGCCGCCGACGTCGCTGACGATGACGGGCAGGGCGCTGGCGTGGGCCTCAAGGACGACGTTGCCGAAGGTGTCGGTGGTGCTGGGGAAAACGAAGAGGTCGGCGGAGGCGTAGGCGGTGGCGAGGTCGTCGCCGCGGAGGTAGCCGGTGAAGATGGCGTCGGGGAGCATCTCGCGCATTTCGGCGAAATACGGCCCGTCGCCGACGATGATGGGCCGAACGGGGAGCTGCCATTCCGCAATGCGGCGGGTGGCGGCGACGACGATGTCGAGGGCTTTTTCCTTGGAGACGCGGCCGACGTAGAGCATGGCGAGCTCGCCGGGGCGCAAGCCGCGGGAGGCCCAGAAATGCGGGTCGCGGCGGGAGGGGCGGAAGGTTTCGATGTCGAGCCCGCGAGGGAGGGTGCGGAGCTTCTCGGGCGGGATGCCGCGGTCGGCCCAGCTTTTGCGGTAGTCCTCGGAGTTCACCCAGACGACGTCGAGCTGGCTGTAGAACCAGTGCATGTAGTTCCAGGTGAGCGTCTCCATGAAGGAGTCGTCGGTGAGGATGCGGACGTATTGGGGGAAGTCGGTGTGGTAGATGCCGGAGGTGCGCAGGCCGAGGACCTTCGCGGCGGCGAGAGCGACGAGGCCGACGGGGCCGGGGGTGCTGATGATGATCTCGCCGAAGTTCCCGCGGGCGATCCAGTCGACGATGGCGAGGATGGGCGGGAAGCTGAGGCGCTGGAGCTCGTATTCCGGGAGCTCGAATTCGCCGACGGGCGGAAAATTCTGGAGCGGGATGCCCATGTCCTCGATCTCGGAGCGGGAGACGACGACGGTGAGGTCGTGACCGGTGGCGATACCGGCAGCGGTCATGCGGCGGATGGTCGTGGCGACGCCGTTGACGTCCTCGAGGGTGTCGGTGAACCAGGCACGGCGGGTATTCGTGAGCGCGGCGGGCACTTCGCCGCAGGCGGCGCGGCTCATATCCGCGAGCCAGGCGCGGCGGGGCATGCGGAAGGCGTGAATGTAGGGGCTGAGGAGCGCGACGATGGGCACGAGCGGCGAGATCGTCTGGATGCTCTCGATGAATTTGCCGGCGGTGATCTGGGCGATGAACTGGGTGAAGAAGCGGAAGCCGAGCTGGTTCGCCATGAGGTTCGCCATGAGGAAGGCGCGGCGCTCGGGCTCGGGCACGCCACTGGTGATGGTGGCGAGCGCGGTCTTCACGCTGGGCTGCGAGAAGTAGCCGGAGAGTTCCTTCCACAGCGAGGCGTTGCCGGGCTTCACGATCTCGAAGATCTTGCCGCTGAGGATCCCCTGCGCGAGGAAGCCGAGCTTGTCGCCGAAGGAGAAGACGGTGGGGTCCTTCCCTTCCATGAAGCGGGAGAACATCTTTTCGACGAGTCCCACGCCGGGCTCGTCGCTGCGGAGGGCAAAGCGGTCCTTGGCGTATTGGAAGGCGACGTTGTAGGTGCCGTGGGCGCGCACAAGGGCGTCGCCGGGCTTGCCGGCGGCCTCGCAGCGGCCTTCGCGAAGGTGGGTGAGAAATTCCGCGACGGTGGCGGCCTTCGGCGTGGCGGTCCACGCGCGGCCGGGCTGGATGCCGCCGTGATCGTCGGAGCCGCCGAGGAAGGCCTTGCGCCAGGGCTCGTCGTGTGTGGGATTCATCCCCGTGGCGGCGATGAAGCGCTCGATGTCGCGGGGCTTCAGACGCTCGAGGGCGAACCGGGCGGACTCGCTGAGGATGGCGGGGTAACGGCCGTTGATGATCTCGAAGTGGCGGAAAAGCAGGATGAGCTTCTGAAAATGGAGCGGGGTGAGCTGCTCGTTGAGGGCGTGGAAGGGGTGCGCCACGGCGTGCGCGAGGCCCGCGCCGGCGAGGTAGGCCTGGAGCTGGTAGATGTTCCCCTTGAGGTCCTGAACCTCGCGGTGCTGCGCCTCGGTGAGGCCGTAGACGAGGATGTGGACCTTGCAGCCATCCTCGGGAAATGCGGCGGTGACCTCCTCGCTGAAGAACACGCCCGGGAGCGCGCCGATCTCGAGGCAGCCGGCAAGGGTGTCCTGATCGGTGATCGTGACGAACTGCATGCCGCGGGCGCGGAGCTTGTCGTAGAGCGCCTTGGGGTCCGAATAGCTCGCGGGAAAATCCAGTCGGCGGAGGGCCCAGTCGGCGGCGCGGGTGCTGTATTTGGAATAGACGTGGAGGTCGGCGCGGGCGCTCATGAATGGGTCACGACAGCAGGATCGGGTTGGTCCAGGGCGCGTTGCCGCCGGAGCCAGTCCTCATAGGTCATCGCCTCCCGGGTCGCAAGTGCGCGAACGAGACATTTTCGCGCGTGTTCCCGAATGGCCGCGTGCTCCCAGTCCGGCGGATGCAGGCCCACCCGCACGAGCGGCCGGTCACCGAGCGCCCGCAGCAGCAGGCTGTTCCAGCCGAGGCTTACCACCCGCCGCCACGCCGCGCGCACGCTGTAGACGAGACTCTGCGAGCGATGGATCTCCCCGGAGACGAGATCCTCCACCTGGCCGATGCGCGTGGTGTATTGGAACCCGGCCCGCGCCACGGCCCGCGAGGCCTCGGCGCCAAGCAGCCAGGCCGGCGCGATGAAACCCGTCGGCGCAAGGCCGGCCTCGCGGAACTCGCCCAGCGCCCGCATGACCCGCGCGAAGGCCTCGGCTTCCTCGAGATCGAAGAACTCCCCCTCGCCCGCGGTGTAGGATTCCGTGACCAGCCGGCTCCACGTTCCCTCGGTGCCCCGGGCTTCCCGCTGGTGGAAGTAACCGTGCACCACCGCCTCGTGTCCGGCCTCCGTTCGGGCCGCCAGCCATTGGCAAAATCCCTCGTCGCGGAGGAAATGGCCGCGGTGGTGGTGATCGGGAATCACGAGCAGCGACGTGCGAGCCACCCCCAGCGCGGCGAGATCCTCCAGCATGCGCTGCGTCGTCTCCCACGTGCGCGGGCTGACGTCGTGAATCGAGACCACCAGGCCTCGCGCCTGAGGAATTTGTCTAGTTTGGCTCATTTGCATTCGACTTCGGATAGTGGTAACAAACAGGATTGCTGCAACAGAAGTCCCATGTCCGATAACGATCCCCGCGCCCCGAAAAACAAACGTCCCGAAGGTGGCGACCCCCAGTTCAACTGGCGGGGTCTCGTCTTTTTCGCCGTCACCGTCGCCCTGCTTGGGGGCGCTTTCATCTTCCGCAACGGCTCCCTGCTCCAGAGCGAAACGCTCACCCTGCCCGTCTTCGAACAACTCGTCGCCAGCGGGAAGATTCTCGCAACCACTGAGAAACCAATCAAATACGTCGTCGAGCAAGGCAGCCCGACACAGTATCTCACTGGCTTTTACAAGAAGACGCCGGCCACCGCTCCCGGCAAGCCCGCCGCCAGCGGCGAGGAGGCCGCTCCGTTCCGCGTGGACGTCTTTGCCCAGCTCAATGGCGATGACGTGAAGACGCTTCTGGCAAACGCGAAGCTGCCCTACACGATCGTTCAGGAAACGAACCTCCTGGCCACGACGCTCGTGAGCTTCCTGCCGATCGCCCTCTTCCTGCTCGTCCTCTATTTCTTCTTCCGGTCGCAGATCAAGATGGCGGGCAAGGGCGCGCTGAACTTCGGCAAGTCGAAGGCCCGGATGATGGCCCGCGACAAGAACAAGATCACGTTCAAGGACGTCGCCGGCGTCGAGGAGGCGAAGGACGAAGTCCTCGAACTCGTCGAATTCCTCAAGGATCCCAAGAAATTCCAGAAACTCGGCGGTCGCATTCCCAAGGGCGTGCTGATGGTCGGCTCCCCCGGCACGGGCAAGACGCTTCTCGCCCGGGCCATCGCCGGCGAGGCCGACGTGCCGTTCTTCTCGATCAGCGGTTCGGACTTCGTGGAAATGTTCGTCGGCGTCGGCGCGAGCCGCGTGCGCGACATGTTCGAGCAGGGCAAGAAATCCGCGCCGTGCCTCATTTTCATCGACGAGATCGACGCGGTCGGCCGGCATCGCGGCCACGGCCTCGGCGGCGGTCACGACGAGCGCGAACAGACGCTCAACCAGCTCCTCGTCGAGATGGACGGCTTCGACACGCAGGACGGCGTCATCATCATCGCCGCCACGAACCGCCCCGACGTGCTCGATCCCGCGCTGCTGCGCCCGGGCCGTTTCGATCGCCAGGTCACGGTCAACCTTCCCGACGTGAAGGGCCGCGAGGAGATTCTCCGCGTTCATGCCAAGAAGGTGAAGATGGCGGACGGCGTCGATCTCGGCGTCATCGCCCGCGGCACGCCCGGCTTCTCCGGCGCGGAGCTCGCGAACGTCATCAACGAGGCCGCCCTCTCCGCCGCCCGCGCCGGCCTGAAGGCCATCACCACGCGCGAGCTCGACGAAGCCCGTGACAAGGTCCGCTGGGGCCGCGAGCGCCGCAGCCTCGCGATGAGCGAGTCGGAAAAAATCGGCACCGCCTGGCACGAGGCCGGCCACGCCTTGCTCAACGTCGTGGTCGAGCACACGCACCCGCTGCACAAGGTCACGATCATCCCCCGCGGTCCCGCGCTCGGCGCCACGATGTATCTCCCCGAGGGCGATAAATACTCGACGCAGCGCAAGGAAGCGCTCGCGATGCTCATCGTCACGATGGGCGGCCGCATTGCCGAGGAAATGTTCACCAACGACATCTCGAACGGAGCGTCCGGCGACATCATGCAGGCCACGAAGCTCTCCCGCCGCATGGTCTGCGAATGGGGCATGAGCAGCCTCGGCATGATCCGTTTCACCGACGAGAACGAGCATGTTTTCCTCGGTCGCGACATGGGCCGCTCCCGCGAATACAGCGAGTCCACCGCCCAGCAGATCGACTCCGAGGTCAAGAAACTCATCGACGACGCCTACGCGCAGGCCACGCAAATCCTCGAGGCGCACCGCCCGCAGGTCGAGCTCATCGCCAAGGCCCTGCTCGAGTTCGAGACCCTCGAAGGCTCGCAGGTGAAGGATCTCATCGAACTCGGTTACATGCGCAATCCGCCGATGAACCAGCCCAAGCCGCCGCCGCTCCCGCCCACGCCGCTCTCGAGCGACGTGCCCGAGCCGCTCAAGCCGCCGCGCCCCGAATTGCCCCCCGGCGGCCTGCCGGCACCGAGCCCGGCGTAGTCCCCGGCAAAAGCCCTCTCTCAAAGCGGCGGTCTCAGGACCGCCGTTTTTTTGTGCCGCCATCCCCGCGGATCAACGACTTCGAGACGTCTCTTTTTCCTCGCGAGAGAAGAATGGCATCCCGGCCAGGCCTCTCAGGCCAGACTGCCGGGAGGCCGAGGCGATCCAAGCCATCCCACTCGGCCTCTACTCCCGAAAGGGCGCCACTTCCGTCGCCCGCGCTGCTCGCTCGCCCCGCGATCCATCGCACCACATCCCTCCGTCCAAAATTCGCAAGATTCCGCATACGATTTTGTTTGAGATTAAGTCTCAAACTCACTGAATATGCCGCCATGTCCAAGCTGTCTCTCCTTACCGCCGCGCTGACCTGCGCCGCTTTTTCGTCTGCTTTCGGTGCTGTGACCTCGGTCGACGGCGTGAAAACCTACCTCGT
It includes:
- the tatA gene encoding twin-arginine translocase TatA/TatE family subunit, which encodes MFALGMPGMQELLLILVIVLVLFGAKRLPELARGLGQSMNEFRKAKDEFQSELHRVTEEPAPKTADAKPVDKSA
- a CDS encoding endonuclease/exonuclease/phosphatase family protein, with the protein product MRHPRPLDILLVLAGFASLCLPARAADPFTIVSYNVRNWLATDRFVTGQPQPESAKTDAEKDAAVAVIVAHRPAVVGIQEIGSRDDLADLSRRLKAAGLDLPHTEWHEGIDSERHVAVLSRFPIVERASQDRIDIDIDGRPNGMQRGILDVTIEPAPGYRLRLIGLHLKSRRKVPNVDEATLRAREAWSVRQYLDGILDKAPNTRLLLFGDLNASKDAYPVREILGPPGPTRLTDIPVADSRGERWTHYFTTADEYSRIDFFMASTALLPQIDRQKSGVDDSPRWHDASDHRALFLTIDPP
- a CDS encoding TlpA disulfide reductase family protein: MISFLFAAAPALHAGVDEEWAAILEYDKGPPNAFASRDQAIALARAHFERQRAALNAFIAAHPADPRILDARLRLTSIRATTGEMDGKPAEVQAALRDLMALEKSTSVPRNRLPDVAFRRISLQMQTLQGSEAEIREAVVTAARNYAIRFPEDKRAPRLLVEAATQCDDDPRTMRDLLTTAQSLSKEPALNARIADDLRRLNFLNAPVKARFSTIQGGTVDLAALRGNIVVLLFWASDSPPSLLWMQQFRSVVAKIPPENLRIILVSLDESRKSLDDAMKAFSITWPTNFDGKGWENAVARPLGINAIPTVWILDKRGILRTLNARESYDIWIRRLQRER
- a CDS encoding glycosyltransferase: MSARADLHVYSKYSTRAADWALRRLDFPASYSDPKALYDKLRARGMQFVTITDQDTLAGCLEIGALPGVFFSEEVTAAFPEDGCKVHILVYGLTEAQHREVQDLKGNIYQLQAYLAGAGLAHAVAHPFHALNEQLTPLHFQKLILLFRHFEIINGRYPAILSESARFALERLKPRDIERFIAATGMNPTHDEPWRKAFLGGSDDHGGIQPGRAWTATPKAATVAEFLTHLREGRCEAAGKPGDALVRAHGTYNVAFQYAKDRFALRSDEPGVGLVEKMFSRFMEGKDPTVFSFGDKLGFLAQGILSGKIFEIVKPGNASLWKELSGYFSQPSVKTALATITSGVPEPERRAFLMANLMANQLGFRFFTQFIAQITAGKFIESIQTISPLVPIVALLSPYIHAFRMPRRAWLADMSRAACGEVPAALTNTRRAWFTDTLEDVNGVATTIRRMTAAGIATGHDLTVVVSRSEIEDMGIPLQNFPPVGEFELPEYELQRLSFPPILAIVDWIARGNFGEIIISTPGPVGLVALAAAKVLGLRTSGIYHTDFPQYVRILTDDSFMETLTWNYMHWFYSQLDVVWVNSEDYRKSWADRGIPPEKLRTLPRGLDIETFRPSRRDPHFWASRGLRPGELAMLYVGRVSKEKALDIVVAATRRIAEWQLPVRPIIVGDGPYFAEMREMLPDAIFTGYLRGDDLATAYASADLFVFPSTTDTFGNVVLEAHASALPVIVSDVGGPRDLIDDGEDGYITRANDAEEVADRIRRLVEDPALRQKMGIAARKKVESRDWQEAFERFWAASPE
- a CDS encoding polysaccharide deacetylase family protein, yielding MSQTRQIPQARGLVVSIHDVSPRTWETTQRMLEDLAALGVARTSLLVIPDHHHRGHFLRDEGFCQWLAARTEAGHEAVVHGYFHQREARGTEGTWSRLVTESYTAGEGEFFDLEEAEAFARVMRALGEFREAGLAPTGFIAPAWLLGAEASRAVARAGFQYTTRIGQVEDLVSGEIHRSQSLVYSVRAAWRRVVSLGWNSLLLRALGDRPLVRVGLHPPDWEHAAIREHARKCLVRALATREAMTYEDWLRRQRALDQPDPAVVTHS
- the ftsH gene encoding ATP-dependent zinc metalloprotease FtsH, yielding MSDNDPRAPKNKRPEGGDPQFNWRGLVFFAVTVALLGGAFIFRNGSLLQSETLTLPVFEQLVASGKILATTEKPIKYVVEQGSPTQYLTGFYKKTPATAPGKPAASGEEAAPFRVDVFAQLNGDDVKTLLANAKLPYTIVQETNLLATTLVSFLPIALFLLVLYFFFRSQIKMAGKGALNFGKSKARMMARDKNKITFKDVAGVEEAKDEVLELVEFLKDPKKFQKLGGRIPKGVLMVGSPGTGKTLLARAIAGEADVPFFSISGSDFVEMFVGVGASRVRDMFEQGKKSAPCLIFIDEIDAVGRHRGHGLGGGHDEREQTLNQLLVEMDGFDTQDGVIIIAATNRPDVLDPALLRPGRFDRQVTVNLPDVKGREEILRVHAKKVKMADGVDLGVIARGTPGFSGAELANVINEAALSAARAGLKAITTRELDEARDKVRWGRERRSLAMSESEKIGTAWHEAGHALLNVVVEHTHPLHKVTIIPRGPALGATMYLPEGDKYSTQRKEALAMLIVTMGGRIAEEMFTNDISNGASGDIMQATKLSRRMVCEWGMSSLGMIRFTDENEHVFLGRDMGRSREYSESTAQQIDSEVKKLIDDAYAQATQILEAHRPQVELIAKALLEFETLEGSQVKDLIELGYMRNPPMNQPKPPPLPPTPLSSDVPEPLKPPRPELPPGGLPAPSPA